A window of Cloacibacillus sp. An23 genomic DNA:
TGCGTCGGCTCCGCCGTCGGCATGGCGAACGTCTGGGCTTTTCCTTACCGCGCCGCGAGGTACGGCGGCTCGTCGTACCTCATACCATATATAATCTGCGTCGTTGTGCTGGGCTGCACTGGCGTCGTCTCCGAGATAGCCTTCGGGCGCTGGGGGCGCAGCGGCCCGTACGCGACGTTCCGCAAGGCGCTCACTGAGCGCGGCAGGCCCTTCAAAAATATCGGCATCATCCCCGTCTTAGGTTCCTTCGCGATGGCTACCGGCTACGCGATAATAATGGGGTGGGTGCTGCGCTATCTCTGGGGTTCGCTTTCGGGCGCCATGTTCGCGGCAGAGGACGTCGGAGCATATTTCGGCGCGATATGCGGCGACTTCGGCAGCTTCGGCTGGCACATGCTCGCCCTCGGCCTCGGCTTCGCGATGGCTACGGCCGGAATATCCAAGAGCATCGAGCGAGTCTGCAAGGTTATGATGCCGCTCTTCTATGTAATGTTCATCTATATGGCTGTGCGCGTCGCCATGATGCCAGGCGCGTCCGAGGGCTACAAGTATCTCTTTATACTTCCCGACACGGCGCACCTGCTTGATCCAGAGACGTGGATTTTCGCGCTCGGGCAGGCCTTTTTCTCGCTCTCGCTCGCGGGCAACGGGACGATCGTCTACGGCTCGTACCTCGATAAGAAAGAAAACGTGCTGTTCTGTTCCATGAACATCGCGGTATTCGACACGCTTGCGGCCATGCTCGCCGCGATAGTCGTCATTCCGGCGGTATTCGCCTTCGGCCTCGACCCTGCCTCCGGGCCGCCGCTCATGTTCATAACCCTGCCGATGATTTTCCGCGAAATGACGGGCGGCGCGATGTTTGCGATAATATTCTTCGCAGCGATACTTTTCGCTGCCGCCACATCGCTCGTGAATCTCTTTGAAACTCCGATAGAGATGATACAGGAACGTTTCCGCCTCTCGCGCCCGCGCGCGGTCGGCCTCGTCATAGCGGTCTCTGCGCTCTGCGGAATCTTTCTTGAAAACGGAAACGTAATCGGTGAATGGATGGACGTCGTGTCGATTTACGTCTGTCCCGTCGGCGCTTTCATAGCGGCCTTCATTTTCTACTGGATAATGGGGCCGCGCTTCGCTGAGAAACAGATCGGCCTAGGAAGAAACGGCGCGGTTCCAGCGTGGCTGATGCCGCTCGGCAAATATCTCTACTGCGGCATAGCGCTGCTCGTACTGGCGTTAGGCATAATGCTCGGCGGCATAGGCTAATACAGGAGGATTGTGATATGAACGAAACATCGCTCGCCGCGATAAAGGCGATGCAGCTCGGAGAAATAACGGAACACGTGATATACGGCTACATGGCGCGCCGCGTAGGCGGCGATAACGGGAAAACGCTCGCGCGCATAGCGGCCGAGGAAAAACGGCACGCCGAGATATGGAGCGGCTTCACCGGCGAAATGCCGAAGCCCAATCTCGTCAAGGTCACGCTTTACAGACTCTGCGGCCTGATCTTCGGACTCACCTTCGTCATAAACATGATGGAGACGGGCGAGCAGAAGGCCCAGGCTGAATACGCAAAAATCGCGGAGGCCGCTCCGGTGGCGCTCGACATATTCAAACAGGAAGAAGAACACGAACAGGCGCTCATCGCGATGATAGACGACGAGCGGCTCCAGTACATCAGCTCGATGGTACTCGGCATCAACGACGCTCTCGTCGAGCTGACCGGCGCGCTCGCCGGCTTCACATTCGCGCTCGGCGACTCAGCAGTGATCTGCATGGCCGGGTTCATCACGGGCAGCGCCGCGACTCTGTCGATGGCGGCGTCGGAGTACCTCTCGAAGAAAAACGACCCGTCCGAGAAACAACCGCTGAAAGCCGCAGTCTACACCGGCCTCGCCTACATGTTCGCCGTCTGTATGCTGCTCGCCCCGTACGCGTTGATTCCCTCGCCTCTCGTAGCGCTCGGCGGATGCCTGCTCAGCGCCGCCTTTGTTATATTCATCTTCACCTTCTACGTCTCCGTAGTGCGCAAAGAGCCGTTCGCTCCCGCCTTCCGCGAGATGATATGTATCAGCTTCGGCGTCGCCGCCGTCTCGTTCGTCATCGGCTGGGGCGCGCAGCGGCTGCTCGGAATTTCGATGTAATAGGGGAAGACGA
This region includes:
- a CDS encoding sodium-dependent transporter, translating into MGKDKSMGGVESRDQWGSRWGFIIACVGSAVGMANVWAFPYRAARYGGSSYLIPYIICVVVLGCTGVVSEIAFGRWGRSGPYATFRKALTERGRPFKNIGIIPVLGSFAMATGYAIIMGWVLRYLWGSLSGAMFAAEDVGAYFGAICGDFGSFGWHMLALGLGFAMATAGISKSIERVCKVMMPLFYVMFIYMAVRVAMMPGASEGYKYLFILPDTAHLLDPETWIFALGQAFFSLSLAGNGTIVYGSYLDKKENVLFCSMNIAVFDTLAAMLAAIVVIPAVFAFGLDPASGPPLMFITLPMIFREMTGGAMFAIIFFAAILFAAATSLVNLFETPIEMIQERFRLSRPRAVGLVIAVSALCGIFLENGNVIGEWMDVVSIYVCPVGAFIAAFIFYWIMGPRFAEKQIGLGRNGAVPAWLMPLGKYLYCGIALLVLALGIMLGGIG
- a CDS encoding VIT1/CCC1 family protein, encoding MNETSLAAIKAMQLGEITEHVIYGYMARRVGGDNGKTLARIAAEEKRHAEIWSGFTGEMPKPNLVKVTLYRLCGLIFGLTFVINMMETGEQKAQAEYAKIAEAAPVALDIFKQEEEHEQALIAMIDDERLQYISSMVLGINDALVELTGALAGFTFALGDSAVICMAGFITGSAATLSMAASEYLSKKNDPSEKQPLKAAVYTGLAYMFAVCMLLAPYALIPSPLVALGGCLLSAAFVIFIFTFYVSVVRKEPFAPAFREMICISFGVAAVSFVIGWGAQRLLGISM